A single region of the Ahaetulla prasina isolate Xishuangbanna chromosome 13, ASM2864084v1, whole genome shotgun sequence genome encodes:
- the LACTB gene encoding serine beta-lactamase-like protein LACTB, mitochondrial, protein MWLLLRGVAARRAALRPIGGAFRGGGGGARWPVWRLGVGLGLAATAVAVAGPERDSEERPPREAALQRAIVRSRDLLQRLKDQLGVPGVVVGVSVDGKEVWSEGIGYADLENRVLCSPETVLRIASISKSLTMVAVAKLWEEGKLDLDTAVQKYVPEFPEKEYEGEKVTITTRLLVSHLSGIRHYEKDISKVKEEKEKANRKAARTAASAVKEKEDKDTEKRDLAKSKPEQEGKHAKSGKKKKEFEHEEYYLKDRFEHVIDSLNIFQNDPLFFKPGSQFLYSTHGFTLLSAVVERASDQKFTDYMLKIFSDLGMGSTGLDENEPLIYNRARYYIHNKKGHLVNAPYVDNSYKWAGGGFVSTVGDLLKFGNAMLYSYQLGRVKNPAAGLLPGYLKPDTIAMMWTSVPSTRVSQESAYAYGMAWVVVEKKQECGHCKEQRHYTFHTGGAVGASSVLLILPEELSSGTASGSCLVPPRGVVITIICNMQSIHLDDIALKIAKEFEKVRLAQCSDQWLEKKFGRLE, encoded by the exons ATGTGGCTGCTCCTTCGGGGCGTAGCGGCGCGGCGGGCCGCCCTGCGACCCATTGGAGGCGCTTtccggggcggcggcggcggcgctcggTGGCCCGTGTGGCGCCTGGGGGTGGGGCTGGGCCTGGCAGCGACCGCCGTAGCCGTTGCCGGGCCGGAGAGGGACAGTGAGGAGCGGCCGCCCAGAGAAGCGGCCTTGCAGCGGGCCATCGTCCGGAGCAGGGACCTCCTCCAGCGGCTAAAG GACCAACTGGGGGTCCCCGGCGTGGTGGTTGGCGTGTCCGTGGACGGGAAAGAGGTTTGGTCGGAAG GTATAGGTTACGCTGACCTGGAAAACCGTGTGCTCTGCAGTCCAGAGACTGTCCTACGAATTGCCAGCATTAGCAAATCTCTGACCATGGTTGCTGTTGCAAAGCTGTGGGAAGAAGGGAAGCTGGATTTAGATACTGCTGTGCAGAAGTATGTTCCAGAATTTCCCGAAAAAGAATATGAAGGTGAAAAG GTCACTATTACCACAAGGCTGCTTGTGTCACATTTAAGCGGTATTCGCCACTATGAGAAGGATATTTCTAAagtcaaagaagaaaaagaaaaggccaaCAGAAAAGCCGCAAGAACAGCAGCTTCTGctgtgaaagagaaagaagacaaaGACACTGAAAAGAGGGATTTGGCTAAAAGCAAGCCGGAACAGGAAGGGAAGCATgcaaaaagtggaaagaagaaaaaggagtttGAGCATGAAGAGTATTATTTGAAGGACAGATTTGAGCATGTGATTGACTCACTGAACATCTTTCAAAATGATCCTTTATTCTTTAAACCAG GTAGTCAGTTTTTGTATTCGACTCATGGGTTCACTCTCCTGAGCGCTGTGGTGGAGAGAGCTTCAGATCAGAAGTTCACCGACTACATGCTGAAGATATTTAGTGACTTGGGCATGGGATCCACAGGGTTGGATGAGAATGAGCCTCTGATATACAATAGGGCAAG GTATTACATTCACAACAAAAAAGGCCATCTTGTCAATGCCCCCTATGTGGATAACTCTTACAAGTGGGCTGGTGGTGGCTTTGTGTCCACCGTGGGCGATCTTCTCAAATTTGGAAATGCCATGCTCTACAGTTACCAGCTTGGGCGGGTGAAAAATCCGGCTGCTGGACTTCTTCCTGGTTATCTCAAGCCTGACACGATAGCAATGATGTGGACCAGTGTCCCAAGCACGAGAGTCTCCCAGGAGAGTGCTTATGCCTATGGAATGGCCTGGGTTGTTGTAGAGAAGAAGCAGGAATGTGGCCACTGCAAAGAGCAGCGACACTACACCTTCCACACTGGTGGGGCAGTAGGAGCAAGTAGTGTCCTACTTATCCTTCCTGAAGAATTGAGCTCTGGGACTGCCAGCGGTAGCTGCCTGGTCCCACCCCGTGGTGTGGTCATCACAATTATTTGTAATATGCAGTCTATTCACCTTGATGACATTGCCTTAAAAATTGCAAAGGAATTTGAAAAGGTCAGGTTAGCACAATGCTCTGATCAATGGTTGGAGAAGAAATTTGGAAGACTTGAATGA